A region of Moorena sp. SIOASIH DNA encodes the following proteins:
- a CDS encoding HAD family hydrolase: MVTIRCGKVTFPNIEAVIFDKDGTLEDSQVYLRELAYKRSRLIDAQIPGIGEPLLMAFGVQDNTLDPTGLMAVGSSRENEIAAAAYIAETGRGWLESLAIAGSAFVEAEKYLQDAAGTSPMFAGSLEVLKFLSEAGLKLGILSADSTAGVQAFVHRHQLDPYIQLQQGVDSEISKPDPRLFLQACQSLGVKPASALMVGDSAGDIEMAKRAGAAGCIGICWGKPEAAHLEGADIAIASLDEIEII; this comes from the coding sequence TTGGTAACCATTCGTTGTGGGAAGGTGACTTTCCCCAATATTGAAGCAGTCATATTTGATAAAGACGGTACCTTAGAGGATTCACAAGTCTATTTAAGAGAACTAGCCTATAAGCGATCGCGTTTAATTGATGCCCAAATCCCTGGTATTGGAGAACCCCTCCTCATGGCTTTTGGTGTCCAAGATAACACCCTTGACCCTACCGGATTAATGGCAGTGGGTAGCAGTCGGGAAAATGAAATTGCTGCTGCTGCTTATATTGCTGAGACTGGTCGGGGATGGTTAGAGTCATTGGCAATCGCTGGCAGTGCCTTTGTTGAAGCCGAGAAGTACTTGCAAGATGCGGCTGGAACTTCCCCAATGTTTGCCGGTAGCCTGGAAGTCCTTAAATTCCTCTCGGAAGCTGGTTTAAAGCTGGGTATTCTATCGGCAGACTCTACGGCTGGCGTACAAGCCTTTGTCCATCGACACCAGCTAGACCCCTATATCCAATTACAGCAGGGTGTGGATTCTGAAATAAGTAAGCCTGATCCGAGATTGTTCCTACAAGCGTGCCAATCTTTAGGGGTAAAACCTGCTTCCGCCCTAATGGTAGGAGATTCAGCCGGTGATATTGAGATGGCAAAGCGTGCTGGTGCAGCGGGTTGCATTGGTATTTGCTGGGGAAAGCCAGAAGCTGCCCATTTAGAGGGAGCTGATATAGCGATCGCGAGCCTGGATGAGATTGAAATTATTTGA
- a CDS encoding ferrochelatase, which yields MVATPEKSQSVKPSPTHGHERVAVLLMGYGEVESYEDFANYNEQALNLLTAKFAPVPNWIYPPLAKILAMFDFHEWGHQHDNFISPHNKIFEQQRAGIEKHLQAKWGDQVQVFKAFNFCAPFLPEQVLSEIKEQGFQKLLIYPLLVVDSIFTSGIAVEQVNKALEKLEDGDQHWIQGLRYIPSFYNEPEYINLTARLVEEKITTDLAAAYLPSQIGIVLMNHGCPHEAKGFVSGIDESQALYEAVREQLMYKYPLISVGWLNHQTPLIKWTQPHAELAAQNLINLGAKAIVFMPIGFATENHETLLDVHHIVHALKRRNSEVTYVEMPCVNDHPEFLQMAAEWANPQIEVILSQNALSVNPQLAAVQASKHHHHHHH from the coding sequence GTGGTTGCCACTCCAGAAAAATCTCAATCAGTAAAACCTTCCCCAACCCATGGTCACGAGCGAGTTGCAGTTTTACTCATGGGTTATGGAGAAGTCGAAAGCTACGAAGACTTCGCCAACTACAACGAACAAGCCTTAAACTTGCTTACCGCCAAATTTGCCCCAGTCCCCAACTGGATCTATCCACCCTTAGCCAAAATTTTGGCAATGTTTGACTTCCACGAGTGGGGACACCAGCATGACAACTTTATTTCACCCCACAACAAGATTTTTGAACAGCAACGGGCAGGTATTGAAAAACACCTGCAAGCTAAATGGGGCGATCAGGTGCAGGTATTCAAAGCCTTTAACTTCTGCGCTCCCTTTCTGCCAGAACAAGTCCTCAGTGAAATTAAGGAGCAAGGGTTCCAAAAACTGCTGATCTATCCCCTGCTAGTGGTGGATTCCATCTTTACTAGCGGTATTGCGGTGGAACAGGTCAATAAAGCGCTAGAGAAATTAGAGGATGGGGATCAACACTGGATTCAGGGATTGCGTTACATCCCCTCTTTCTATAACGAACCAGAGTACATTAATCTTACTGCTCGATTGGTGGAAGAGAAAATTACTACCGATTTAGCAGCAGCCTATCTGCCTTCCCAAATTGGCATTGTCCTGATGAACCATGGCTGTCCCCACGAAGCTAAAGGATTTGTGTCTGGGATTGACGAAAGTCAGGCATTGTATGAGGCAGTAAGGGAACAGTTGATGTATAAGTATCCCCTAATCTCTGTGGGCTGGCTTAACCACCAAACTCCCTTAATTAAGTGGACTCAGCCTCACGCGGAATTAGCAGCCCAGAACCTGATTAACTTAGGGGCTAAGGCGATTGTGTTTATGCCTATTGGCTTTGCCACAGAGAATCACGAAACCCTCTTGGATGTGCATCACATTGTTCACGCTCTAAAACGTCGTAACTCAGAGGTTACCTACGTAGAGATGCCCTGTGTTAATGATCACCCAGAATTCTTACAGATGGCAGCGGAGTGGGCTAATCCTCAAATTGAGGTAATTTTATCACAAAATGCTCTATCTGTCAATCCCCAGTTGGCAGCTGTGCAGGCATCAAAGCACCATCATCACCATCACCACTGA
- a CDS encoding GNAT family N-acetyltransferase, whose translation MFRDFGCRMNIRNICPDDYQQIISILDEWWGGRKMSDMLPKLFFVHFCETSFIAETDQEITGFLIGFLSQTYSDEAYIHFLGVHPKFRKQGIGRLLYEQFFKTVRKFGRIRVRCVTSEINKNSIAYHLRMGFKIESSDCKYNSIYYYQNYDGSGQNRVLFVKQL comes from the coding sequence ATGTTCCGTGACTTTGGATGTAGAATGAATATTCGTAACATTTGTCCTGATGATTACCAACAAATAATTAGCATTCTAGATGAATGGTGGGGTGGACGAAAAATGAGTGATATGCTTCCAAAGCTCTTTTTCGTGCATTTTTGTGAAACAAGTTTCATTGCCGAAACTGATCAAGAAATAACTGGATTTTTAATTGGTTTTCTATCACAGACATATTCTGATGAGGCATATATTCATTTTTTAGGTGTCCATCCTAAATTTAGAAAACAAGGTATTGGTCGTCTCCTATACGAACAGTTTTTTAAAACTGTTCGGAAGTTTGGTCGTATCCGAGTAAGATGTGTTACCTCTGAGATTAATAAAAATTCGATTGCTTATCATTTGCGGATGGGATTTAAAATCGAATCCAGTGATTGCAAATACAACAGTATTTACTACTATCAAAACTATGATGGTTCAGGGCAAAATCGTGTCCTATTTGTGAAACAGTTGTAA
- a CDS encoding 30S ribosomal protein S1 codes for MLSQKTKTTDIGFTHEDFAALLDKYDYHFSPGDIVPGTVFSLEPRGALIDIGAKTAAYIPIQEMSINRVDNPDEVLQSNETREFFILTDENEDGQLTLSIRRIEYMRAWERVRQLQAEDATVRSLVFATNRGGALVRIEGLRGFIPGSHISTRAAKEDLVAQELPLKFLEVDEDRNRLVLSHRRALVERKMNRLEVGEVVIGSVRGIKPYGAFIDIGGVSGLLHISEISHDHIDTPHSVFNVNDELKVMIIDLDADRGRISLSTKQLEPEPGDMINNREVVFEKAEEMAQKYREKMLAQKQGITPESMTPEAVETQEPQESQEPQEPQQVQEPQEPQEPQQVQEPQEPQQVQEPQESQEPQQIQEPQESQEPQEEAVPEGEFVAAAIDE; via the coding sequence ATGCTCAGTCAGAAAACAAAAACTACAGATATAGGATTCACTCACGAAGATTTTGCTGCCCTTCTGGATAAGTATGATTATCATTTTAGCCCAGGGGATATAGTTCCGGGTACGGTATTCAGTCTAGAGCCGAGGGGCGCTCTGATTGACATTGGTGCGAAAACCGCCGCCTATATTCCGATTCAGGAAATGTCAATAAATCGAGTTGATAATCCTGATGAGGTTTTACAATCCAACGAAACACGGGAATTTTTCATCCTGACCGATGAAAATGAAGATGGACAGTTGACTCTCTCTATCCGTCGCATTGAGTATATGCGAGCCTGGGAGCGAGTGCGCCAACTACAAGCAGAGGATGCTACGGTGCGTTCTCTGGTATTCGCCACTAACCGTGGTGGAGCGTTGGTACGTATTGAAGGGTTGCGCGGTTTTATTCCTGGTTCTCATATTAGCACTCGGGCAGCCAAGGAAGATTTGGTGGCCCAAGAACTGCCCCTAAAATTTCTGGAGGTAGATGAAGACCGTAATCGTCTGGTACTATCCCACCGTCGTGCGCTAGTTGAGCGCAAGATGAACCGCCTAGAAGTCGGAGAGGTGGTGATTGGCTCAGTACGAGGAATCAAACCTTACGGTGCATTCATTGATATTGGCGGGGTCAGCGGATTGCTGCACATTTCGGAAATTTCCCATGATCATATCGATACGCCTCATAGTGTGTTTAATGTCAATGATGAACTGAAAGTGATGATCATTGACTTGGATGCTGACCGAGGTCGGATTTCTCTGTCAACAAAGCAGTTAGAGCCAGAACCGGGAGATATGATTAACAACCGGGAAGTGGTCTTCGAGAAGGCAGAAGAAATGGCTCAGAAGTACCGGGAGAAGATGCTAGCACAAAAGCAAGGTATAACTCCAGAAAGTATGACTCCAGAAGCGGTTGAAACCCAAGAGCCCCAAGAGTCCCAAGAGCCCCAAGAGCCTCAACAAGTCCAAGAGCCCCAAGAGCCTCAAGAGCCTCAACAGGTTCAAGAGCCTCAAGAGCCTCAACAGGTTCAAGAGCCCCAAGAGTCTCAAGAGCCTCAACAGATCCAAGAGCCCCAAGAGTCCCAAGAGCCTCAAGAAGAGGCAGTGCCAGAGGGAGAGTTTGTAGCAGCTGCCATAGACGAGTAA
- a CDS encoding phasin family protein, protein MDNNDWLKQLLLVGVGTTSMVAEKLREVSDEWVKDGKINSDQATAFVDDLMNQIKSEQNNFESNMERQLRNMLQDLGVPRQSEMDELRGRIDRLERQVRDLENKLWR, encoded by the coding sequence ATGGATAATAACGACTGGCTCAAGCAGTTATTGTTGGTTGGGGTTGGCACAACATCAATGGTTGCCGAAAAACTGCGAGAGGTAAGTGATGAATGGGTCAAAGATGGTAAAATCAACTCCGACCAAGCTACCGCTTTTGTGGATGATCTGATGAATCAGATCAAGTCAGAGCAGAATAACTTTGAGAGCAACATGGAACGGCAGTTGCGCAATATGTTGCAGGATTTAGGGGTTCCTCGCCAATCAGAAATGGATGAATTGCGAGGTCGTATTGACCGTCTGGAGCGTCAGGTGCGGGATTTAGAAAATAAGCTCTGGCGTTGA
- a CDS encoding FKBP-type peptidyl-prolyl cis-trans isomerase: MKQILISIGVIVAFGLLLVVAQVGMGKKSTTAGEITNTQPQVVTTANSANPDVNDKQDLAMDSSSESETNMDQAVTTPSGLKYIDIVEGEGAMPETGQTVVVHYTGTLEDGSKFDSSRDRNSPFSFKIGIGQVIKGWDEGVGSMKVGGRRQLIIPPDLGYGASGAGGVIPPNATLIFDVELLKIN; this comes from the coding sequence TTGAAACAAATTCTGATCAGCATAGGCGTTATAGTAGCCTTTGGGTTGCTTTTGGTTGTGGCTCAAGTGGGTATGGGTAAAAAATCTACCACTGCTGGAGAAATTACCAACACTCAGCCGCAAGTAGTTACAACAGCTAACAGTGCTAACCCAGATGTTAATGATAAACAAGATCTAGCTATGGATTCTAGTTCAGAAAGTGAAACCAATATGGATCAGGCGGTTACAACACCGTCGGGCTTGAAGTACATTGACATAGTTGAGGGTGAGGGAGCAATGCCTGAGACGGGACAGACGGTAGTGGTTCACTACACTGGTACCCTGGAGGATGGCAGCAAGTTCGATAGTTCTCGCGATCGCAATAGTCCTTTTTCCTTCAAAATCGGTATAGGACAAGTGATTAAAGGCTGGGATGAAGGGGTTGGTTCTATGAAGGTTGGTGGTCGTCGTCAGCTGATCATTCCCCCAGATTTGGGTTATGGTGCCAGTGGTGCAGGTGGGGTAATTCCGCCTAATGCTACGTTGATTTTTGATGTGGAATTGTTGAAAATTAACTAA
- the gloB gene encoding hydroxyacylglutathione hydrolase: MQVHRLPALSDNYIFLLHDPKGNIAAVVDPAEAKPVLQRLRELDAELVAIFNTHHHMDHVGGNRQLMQQFPDVCVYGGAEDRGRIPGQQVFLEECDRVEFGDRIGEVLFVPGHTRGHIAYYFPPVVSGETGELFCGDTLFAGGCGRLFEGTPSQMVESLSKLRDLPDHTRVWCAHEYTLKNLQFALSVDGQNPDLQGRFAQVQEARHRKEATVPSQLGVEKHTNPFLRWEDPALQSAVQAKEPVKTFARLREMKDRF; this comes from the coding sequence ATGCAGGTTCATCGACTTCCAGCCCTTTCTGACAACTATATCTTCTTATTACACGACCCCAAGGGGAATATTGCTGCTGTTGTTGATCCAGCCGAGGCTAAACCAGTGCTACAGCGTCTGAGAGAACTGGATGCTGAATTAGTGGCTATTTTCAACACTCACCATCACATGGATCATGTGGGGGGAAATCGACAGTTGATGCAGCAGTTTCCAGATGTGTGTGTATATGGGGGAGCTGAAGACCGGGGTAGGATTCCTGGTCAACAGGTGTTTTTAGAAGAATGCGATCGCGTCGAGTTTGGTGATCGGATTGGTGAAGTCTTGTTCGTTCCCGGACACACCAGAGGACATATTGCCTACTACTTTCCCCCAGTAGTCTCTGGTGAAACCGGTGAACTATTCTGTGGCGACACCCTATTTGCAGGCGGTTGTGGCAGACTATTTGAAGGAACACCAAGCCAAATGGTAGAATCTCTGAGCAAGCTACGGGATTTGCCAGATCATACACGGGTATGGTGTGCTCATGAGTACACCCTGAAAAATCTCCAATTTGCCCTGAGTGTCGATGGTCAAAATCCGGACTTACAAGGGAGATTTGCCCAAGTCCAAGAGGCGCGTCATCGTAAAGAGGCAACGGTACCCTCCCAGTTAGGGGTTGAAAAGCACACCAATCCATTTTTACGTTGGGAAGACCCTGCCCTACAATCGGCTGTTCAAGCAAAAGAACCCGTTAAGACATTTGCACGGTTACGGGAAATGAAAGACCGATTCTAA
- a CDS encoding EF-hand domain-containing protein, translated as MLSELQQRKLTRLFNLYDQQTNGVLTQADFERITDNLAAIRGWTPGSPYYDNLLAIYMRIWNGVQKFTDENQDQQVTLDEWLTYHENVLSDTDGNEAVVNAKAAGIIFLLDSDKDDKVTLEEYRQFFQAYGIDDSQIEEIFGRFDQNNDGYIDKQEILDLVTEFYYSQDPEAPGNWIFGSY; from the coding sequence ATGCTTAGCGAATTGCAGCAGAGAAAATTGACCAGGTTGTTTAACCTGTACGATCAGCAAACAAACGGTGTCTTAACCCAAGCCGATTTTGAACGGATTACTGATAACCTTGCTGCGATCAGGGGTTGGACACCGGGCTCGCCATATTATGACAATCTTCTGGCTATTTACATGAGGATTTGGAATGGCGTGCAAAAATTTACCGACGAGAATCAAGACCAGCAAGTGACCTTGGATGAATGGTTGACTTATCACGAAAATGTACTGAGTGACACCGACGGTAACGAAGCAGTAGTCAATGCTAAAGCAGCAGGGATTATTTTCCTATTAGATTCTGATAAAGACGATAAAGTTACTCTGGAAGAATACCGACAGTTTTTTCAGGCTTACGGTATTGACGACAGTCAAATTGAAGAAATTTTTGGACGCTTCGATCAGAACAATGATGGTTACATTGACAAACAAGAGATATTAGATCTAGTTACCGAATTCTATTACAGTCAGGATCCAGAGGCTCCGGGAAACTGGATTTTTGGTTCTTACTGA
- a CDS encoding Ig-like domain-containing protein, with the protein MVKIQAESFPNLTNFVIANNNDAEGNSVISLFDAGSDTSFPPGTATRTFDLATGNYEVRLGYFDETDGDSTIDITIGDNVLPTLTLNDPPDGAGIAANAAAFVNQQISNSIFIENGDLITINGTSDGDEFTRIDFIEFNALDDNLIAVDDTATTEENTAVNINVLANDTDTDGNSTLTIVNDPSSGTAVVNDNGTPENSSDDFVTYTPNDGFNGSDSFTYQLSNGAITETATVNIDVTPVENVSSADIFWRNSETGDNLAWIMDGTNLDQSNPIQSEPADSPWEMRGAGDFDGDEQKDILWRNTDTGDVGFWLMEGFEFKSGASSTQVSDLNWEIRGTGDFDSDGEEDILWRNTNTGENAVWLMNGTELDQGVLITRQSDGQNLVLPEDGIWQMEGAGDLDNDGDADILWRNTQNQDIYYWRMDGTEYVESVFIDSAPISGEWEIRGTMDFDDNGFDDVLLRNGTSGQNGIWLMNETGLQQAVTTESLTGDEWQSYV; encoded by the coding sequence ATGGTAAAAATTCAAGCTGAAAGCTTTCCCAATCTAACGAATTTTGTAATTGCTAATAATAACGATGCTGAGGGTAATTCAGTCATCAGCCTATTTGACGCTGGAAGTGATACTAGTTTCCCCCCTGGTACTGCTACCAGAACCTTTGACCTAGCTACTGGTAACTACGAAGTAAGGCTGGGCTACTTTGATGAGACTGATGGGGATAGCACCATAGATATCACTATTGGCGATAACGTATTGCCAACCTTAACTCTCAATGACCCCCCTGATGGTGCTGGTATTGCGGCTAATGCTGCTGCTTTCGTCAATCAACAGATTAGCAATAGCATATTCATCGAAAATGGAGACCTGATCACAATTAACGGTACTTCTGATGGCGACGAATTTACCCGAATTGACTTCATTGAATTCAATGCACTCGATGACAATCTGATTGCAGTAGATGACACGGCTACCACTGAAGAAAATACAGCGGTAAACATTAATGTTTTAGCAAATGACACTGATACCGACGGAAACAGCACTCTGACCATTGTCAATGATCCCAGCAGTGGTACTGCAGTAGTGAATGACAATGGCACCCCTGAAAACTCCAGTGATGATTTTGTTACTTACACTCCTAACGATGGCTTCAATGGATCTGACAGTTTTACCTATCAGTTAAGCAATGGTGCTATTACTGAGACTGCTACTGTTAACATTGACGTTACTCCTGTTGAGAATGTCTCTTCTGCGGATATTTTTTGGCGTAATTCCGAGACTGGAGACAATCTTGCCTGGATCATGGATGGCACCAACTTGGATCAGTCAAATCCGATTCAATCGGAACCAGCTGACAGTCCCTGGGAGATGCGTGGTGCTGGAGACTTCGACGGCGATGAGCAAAAGGATATTCTCTGGCGTAATACCGATACCGGAGATGTTGGCTTCTGGTTAATGGAAGGCTTTGAGTTCAAAAGCGGAGCATCTAGCACCCAGGTATCAGACCTCAACTGGGAAATCCGTGGCACGGGAGATTTCGACAGTGATGGAGAAGAAGATATTCTCTGGCGTAATACCAATACCGGAGAAAATGCGGTTTGGTTGATGAATGGCACGGAGCTGGATCAGGGAGTCTTGATTACCAGGCAGAGTGATGGTCAGAATTTGGTACTACCAGAAGACGGTATATGGCAAATGGAAGGTGCGGGAGATTTAGATAACGATGGTGACGCGGATATTCTGTGGCGCAATACTCAAAACCAAGATATCTACTACTGGCGGATGGATGGTACTGAGTATGTAGAGTCAGTGTTCATTGACTCAGCACCAATCAGCGGTGAGTGGGAAATTCGTGGTACTATGGACTTTGACGATAATGGTTTTGACGATGTCCTCTTGCGTAATGGCACTAGCGGACAAAATGGGATCTGGCTAATGAATGAAACGGGGCTACAGCAGGCAGTTACCACCGAGTCCTTAACAGGGGACGAGTGGCAAAGCTATGTTTAA
- a CDS encoding HhoA/HhoB/HtrA family serine endopeptidase has translation MLVDHQTPKSNHTTRNPLKKAGTYVSLLLLGAGLGFSGGYVALRNSVPESTSPQAIVPQNKTARLPGSKPVVTQNPNFITNVVEQVGPAVVRINASRTVTSRVPDTFRNPMFREFFRFPFPDVPQQRVEQGTGSGFIIDTDGYILTNAHVVDSADSVNVILKDGRQLKGTVVGSDPLTDVAVIQIEAENLPTVALGDSDQLTPGEWAIAIGNPLGLDSTVTTGIISATGRSSSQVGVPDKRVEFIQTDAAINPGNSGGPLLNASGEVIGMNTAIIRGAQGLGFAVPINTVEQIAEQLIVDGKVEHPYLGIQMVTLTPEVKQQINSNPNAGLMVDEEKGVLIAKVIPNSPAAKAGLRAGDVIRKINDQPVKDATEVQKSVAKTRVGSDLILELRRNQRDTKLTVRPGAFPTVK, from the coding sequence ATGCTAGTAGACCATCAAACCCCCAAATCGAATCACACCACTCGTAATCCCTTAAAAAAAGCAGGAACTTATGTATCACTGTTGTTACTGGGAGCAGGGTTAGGCTTTTCCGGCGGTTATGTAGCATTACGTAACTCTGTTCCCGAATCCACATCCCCTCAAGCAATTGTCCCTCAGAACAAGACAGCTAGGCTTCCAGGTAGTAAACCTGTAGTCACTCAAAATCCCAACTTTATCACCAATGTGGTAGAACAAGTTGGACCAGCAGTGGTGCGGATTAACGCTTCTAGAACCGTCACCAGTAGAGTCCCAGATACTTTTAGAAACCCGATGTTCCGGGAATTTTTTAGGTTCCCATTTCCCGATGTACCCCAACAGCGAGTTGAACAGGGTACCGGTTCAGGTTTCATTATAGATACCGATGGTTATATTCTCACCAATGCCCATGTAGTCGATAGTGCGGATAGTGTTAATGTAATCCTCAAAGATGGTCGCCAATTGAAAGGGACGGTAGTGGGAAGCGATCCATTGACAGATGTAGCCGTGATCCAGATTGAGGCGGAAAACCTACCTACCGTTGCTCTGGGTGATTCCGATCAACTCACCCCAGGAGAATGGGCGATCGCAATTGGTAATCCCCTCGGTTTAGATAGTACTGTAACCACTGGCATCATTAGTGCTACGGGTCGTTCTAGCTCTCAAGTTGGTGTTCCCGATAAGCGAGTGGAATTTATCCAAACCGACGCTGCTATTAACCCCGGTAACTCCGGTGGACCCCTGCTCAATGCCTCTGGTGAAGTGATTGGCATGAACACAGCTATTATTCGAGGTGCTCAAGGATTAGGATTTGCCGTTCCCATTAATACGGTGGAACAAATTGCTGAGCAACTGATTGTTGATGGTAAAGTAGAACATCCTTACTTGGGCATCCAGATGGTAACCTTAACCCCAGAGGTTAAACAACAGATCAACAGTAATCCCAATGCTGGCTTGATGGTTGATGAAGAAAAAGGGGTATTGATTGCCAAAGTAATACCTAATTCCCCAGCTGCCAAAGCAGGATTGCGTGCGGGTGATGTGATCCGCAAAATCAATGATCAGCCGGTCAAAGATGCAACAGAAGTCCAGAAGTCTGTGGCTAAAACCAGAGTAGGCAGTGATTTAATCCTAGAGTTGCGCCGCAATCAACGAGATACTAAATTGACCGTGCGACCTGGTGCTTTTCCTACTGTTAAGTAG
- the rplI gene encoding 50S ribosomal protein L9 → MVKRVQVVLSKDVQKLGKDGDLVEVAPGYARNYLIPQGIAVRATSGVLKQVERRREQERQRILEIKRQAESMKTALQTINRFTISKQLGEDNAIFGTVTSQDLADAIQESTGKEIDRRGITLPEISQLGFYNAEIKLHPEVTATVEIHVVPK, encoded by the coding sequence ATGGTAAAACGTGTACAAGTCGTTTTAAGCAAAGACGTTCAGAAACTTGGAAAAGACGGTGATCTGGTAGAGGTAGCTCCGGGCTATGCTCGCAATTATCTAATTCCCCAAGGAATTGCAGTGAGGGCTACCTCTGGTGTTCTCAAGCAAGTTGAGCGGCGCAGAGAGCAAGAACGGCAGCGTATCCTCGAAATCAAGCGACAAGCTGAGTCGATGAAGACTGCTCTACAAACCATTAACCGCTTTACTATCTCGAAGCAGTTGGGTGAAGATAATGCTATCTTCGGTACTGTTACCAGCCAAGACTTGGCAGATGCCATCCAAGAGTCTACTGGAAAAGAAATAGACCGTCGAGGTATTACCCTACCTGAAATTAGTCAACTGGGTTTCTATAATGCAGAAATTAAGCTTCATCCAGAAGTTACAGCCACTGTAGAAATTCATGTTGTTCCCAAATAA
- the dnaB gene encoding replicative DNA helicase codes for MTQKPDFSAFGNSIPPQNIDAEESIIGGILLDPEAMGRIADFLNSKAFYVRIHQTIYEAALLLYSQGKPTDLMSVTTWLYDNDLLEKVGGQAKLAQLVEQTVSAVNIDRFAKLVMDKYLRRQLIEAGNEIFKLGYETSLELETVLDQAEQKIFSLTQLRPQQGLIPISETLVQTFQDIENRNQGIDLPGIPSDFYDLDAQIGGLSPSDLIIIAGRPSMGKTSLALGIARNVAEKMPVAIFSLEMSREQLVQRLLASEAKIDSNFLRAGRIAQNQWAPLSEAIGVLSELPIYIDDTANQTVMQMRSHARRLQAAQGSQLGLILIDYLQLMEGSGSENRVQELSRITRSLKGLARELKVPVVALSQLSRAVESRTNKRPMMSDLRESGSIEQDSDLIMMLYRDSYYNPDSPDGDTAEVIIVKNRNGPTGTVKLIFKPGLTKFLNMANQRV; via the coding sequence ATGACTCAAAAACCAGATTTTTCAGCGTTTGGTAACTCTATACCACCCCAAAATATTGATGCCGAGGAGTCTATTATCGGAGGCATTTTATTAGACCCGGAAGCCATGGGTCGAATTGCTGATTTCCTGAATTCAAAAGCTTTCTACGTCCGGATTCACCAAACCATTTACGAAGCTGCTTTATTACTTTATAGCCAGGGTAAACCGACGGATTTGATGAGTGTTACTACCTGGCTTTATGACAATGACTTATTAGAGAAAGTTGGGGGTCAAGCTAAGTTAGCTCAGCTAGTTGAACAAACGGTTTCAGCGGTCAATATTGACAGGTTCGCTAAGTTAGTGATGGACAAGTACCTGCGCCGTCAGCTAATCGAAGCCGGTAACGAGATTTTTAAGTTGGGTTATGAGACATCTTTGGAATTGGAAACGGTCCTTGACCAAGCGGAACAGAAAATTTTCAGTCTCACCCAATTGCGTCCTCAGCAAGGTCTCATCCCGATTTCTGAAACCCTAGTCCAGACGTTCCAAGATATAGAAAATCGGAATCAGGGTATTGATTTGCCTGGTATTCCATCAGACTTCTATGATTTGGATGCCCAAATTGGGGGGTTAAGTCCGTCTGACTTAATTATCATTGCTGGTAGACCATCAATGGGAAAAACTAGCTTAGCGTTAGGAATTGCTCGTAACGTAGCTGAAAAAATGCCAGTGGCGATTTTTAGCTTGGAAATGTCAAGAGAACAACTAGTTCAGCGGTTGTTAGCTAGTGAAGCGAAAATTGACAGTAACTTTTTGAGAGCTGGGCGCATTGCTCAAAATCAGTGGGCACCTTTGAGCGAGGCAATCGGTGTGTTATCAGAGTTGCCTATTTATATTGATGATACCGCTAACCAGACTGTGATGCAAATGCGATCGCATGCTCGTCGTCTTCAAGCAGCCCAAGGGAGCCAGTTGGGATTAATTTTAATCGATTACTTACAGTTAATGGAAGGCAGTGGTAGTGAAAATCGAGTTCAGGAGTTGTCTCGGATTACTCGCTCTCTCAAAGGATTAGCTCGGGAACTGAAAGTCCCAGTGGTTGCTCTGTCTCAGTTAAGTCGGGCTGTGGAATCTCGCACCAACAAACGACCCATGATGTCGGATTTGAGAGAATCGGGTTCTATCGAACAGGACTCGGATTTAATCATGATGCTCTATCGGGATTCTTATTATAATCCAGATTCACCAGATGGAGATACGGCAGAAGTCATAATTGTTAAAAATCGTAATGGTCCGACAGGAACGGTGAAACTTATCTTTAAACCTGGGTTAACCAAGTTCCTGAATATGGCAAATCAAAGAGTGTAA